The Bartonella birtlesii IBS 325 genome has a window encoding:
- a CDS encoding cytochrome b → MAKFPPYFPKSALARWFDKRLPLPRFLYNAFVVFPVPRNLNYFYTFGGILTVMLLSQLLTGIVLSLHYVPDVHLAFETGERFRREGHFGWLFRPWHCVGSSFFFIAVYIHLARGLYYGSYKNMREIVWVTGIFIYIIMMAIAFFGYVLVWGMMSVSAASVVAGLLKAIPLVGTWLHETFLGGYSVGQPTLNRFYVFHYLLSFVLLFFVGVHIFAIHQVGQGNPTGLKIQSDEEIVPFAPYALIKDIFAITIFLIFFAWFLFYMPDYMGQTENYTVADPLKAPLRVVPEWYFLPFYAMLRAITFNIGALSSTSLGVILLAGSIFILIFVPWLDRSKICSARYRPIYKIFFWGFIADVVFLGYLGSREISDSVLLWTQLATVYYFVFFLIVLPVLPIFEKSYPLPSSITEDIKQKKNKLW, encoded by the coding sequence ATGGCAAAATTTCCTCCTTATTTTCCAAAAAGTGCTCTTGCGCGCTGGTTTGATAAGCGTTTGCCCTTGCCCCGTTTTCTTTATAATGCATTTGTTGTTTTTCCTGTTCCGCGTAATTTGAATTATTTTTATACATTTGGCGGTATTTTGACTGTTATGCTTTTATCGCAGCTTTTGACCGGGATTGTATTATCATTGCATTATGTACCAGATGTTCATTTAGCTTTTGAAACAGGTGAACGATTTAGACGTGAGGGGCATTTTGGTTGGCTTTTTCGTCCATGGCATTGTGTCGGATCGTCATTCTTTTTTATTGCTGTTTATATCCATTTAGCGCGCGGGCTTTATTATGGTTCTTATAAGAATATGCGCGAAATCGTTTGGGTTACGGGCATTTTCATTTATATTATCATGATGGCAATAGCATTTTTTGGTTATGTGCTGGTTTGGGGAATGATGTCTGTTTCTGCTGCTTCAGTGGTTGCTGGCCTTTTGAAAGCCATTCCTTTGGTAGGAACCTGGTTGCATGAAACATTTCTTGGTGGTTATAGTGTTGGACAACCAACATTGAATCGTTTTTATGTTTTTCATTATTTGTTGTCATTCGTGTTGCTTTTTTTTGTGGGGGTTCATATTTTCGCAATCCATCAAGTAGGGCAAGGAAATCCAACTGGCCTTAAAATACAATCGGATGAGGAAATTGTTCCTTTTGCACCCTATGCGCTTATTAAAGATATTTTTGCCATTACTATTTTTTTAATCTTTTTTGCTTGGTTTTTGTTTTATATGCCTGATTACATGGGCCAGACTGAAAATTATACTGTTGCTGATCCTTTAAAGGCACCTCTTCGTGTGGTCCCAGAATGGTATTTTTTGCCTTTTTATGCCATGCTGCGTGCCATAACTTTTAATATTGGTGCTTTGTCATCAACTTCTTTAGGGGTTATTCTCCTCGCAGGTTCTATCTTCATTTTGATTTTTGTTCCATGGTTAGATCGCTCTAAAATATGTTCTGCAAGATATCGGCCTATTTATAAAATTTTCTTTTGGGGATTCATTGCTGACGTTGTTTTTCTTGGCTATCTTGGTTCAAGAGAAATTAGTGATAGCGTTCTTTTATGGACGCAATTGGCTACGGTTTATTATTTTGTATTTTTTCTGATTGTTTTGCCTGTTCTCCCTATTTTTGAAAAGAGTTATCCTTTGCCCTCTTCAATTACTGAAGATATAAAACAGAAAAAAAATAAATTATGGTAA
- a CDS encoding CCA tRNA nucleotidyltransferase yields the protein MSIKQNFKQVAWLQHDDIQTLLRILSLEGEEARIVGGAVRNQLLGQPICDIDIATTCLPQQVIVRVEKAGFKAIPTGVAFGTVMVVSPSCSYEVTTLRSDVETDGRHAKVVFGRDWQKDAERRDFTINALYCDAAGFLYDDVGGLKDIASRTVRFIGIAENRIREDYLRILRFFRFFAWYGMGRPDVQGLKACACLKDGLQKLSAERIWVEMKKLLTAVDPTRALLWMRQSGILTRIFPETERWGIDTIHSLVKTEQALGWKADPLLRLESLLPPDPIRLHEMARRLRLSHKETTRLKEWAELEMINHNCSDSFVQKLIYFHGRQPVLDQLSLSVAITHGAVLEEREALQNSANYIRLYKLAQKWQIPTFPINGKDLMKKGFSKGVLLGKKLKELEALWIESGFLMDRHTLLEKVNLS from the coding sequence TTGAGCATAAAACAAAATTTCAAACAGGTTGCGTGGTTGCAACATGATGATATCCAAACACTGCTTCGCATTTTGTCTTTGGAAGGTGAAGAGGCGCGTATTGTGGGGGGAGCAGTGCGTAATCAGTTGTTAGGTCAGCCTATTTGCGATATCGATATTGCGACAACCTGTTTGCCACAGCAGGTTATAGTGCGGGTAGAAAAGGCAGGATTTAAAGCTATTCCTACAGGTGTTGCATTTGGTACAGTCATGGTGGTTTCTCCATCATGTTCTTATGAGGTAACAACGCTTCGTTCTGATGTTGAAACAGATGGTCGTCATGCAAAAGTGGTATTTGGTCGTGATTGGCAAAAAGATGCAGAACGGCGCGATTTTACCATTAATGCACTTTATTGTGATGCTGCTGGATTCCTCTATGATGATGTAGGAGGTTTGAAGGATATTGCTAGCCGTACAGTTCGTTTTATTGGTATTGCAGAAAATCGTATTCGGGAAGATTATTTGCGTATTTTGCGTTTTTTTCGCTTTTTTGCCTGGTATGGTATGGGGCGACCTGATGTACAAGGATTGAAAGCATGCGCTTGTTTAAAAGACGGTCTGCAAAAACTTTCTGCTGAGCGTATTTGGGTAGAGATGAAAAAACTTCTCACAGCTGTAGACCCGACGCGTGCTCTTTTGTGGATGCGACAAAGTGGGATTTTGACACGCATTTTTCCTGAAACAGAAAGGTGGGGTATTGATACAATTCACTCCTTGGTAAAAACAGAACAGGCTCTTGGTTGGAAAGCTGATCCGTTGTTACGGTTAGAAAGTCTTCTTCCTCCTGATCCTATACGTCTGCATGAAATGGCGCGGCGTTTGCGTTTATCCCATAAAGAAACAACGCGGTTAAAGGAGTGGGCGGAGTTGGAAATGATTAACCACAATTGTTCAGATAGTTTTGTGCAGAAACTGATTTATTTTCATGGACGACAGCCGGTTTTAGATCAATTATCTTTGTCTGTGGCGATTACACATGGTGCTGTTTTGGAGGAACGCGAGGCTTTACAAAACTCAGCAAATTATATCAGGCTTTATAAACTTGCTCAAAAGTGGCAGATTCCCACTTTTCCTATTAATGGAAAGGATTTAATGAAAAAAGGTTTTTCTAAAGGAGTGTTGTTGGGCAAAAAGCTTAAAGAGCTAGAGGCGCTGTGGATTGAAAGTGGATTTCTTATGGATCGTCATACATTATTAGAAAAAGTAAATTTATCATAA
- a CDS encoding tRNA (cytidine(34)-2'-O)-methyltransferase, with protein MTLHIALFQPDIAGNTGTILRLSACFGLHVHIIEPAGFNLSDRSLKRAGLDYLEYASLEKHIDWQHFINTMRHSNRRLLLLSTKAKICYTRICYQKDDVLLFGRESAGVPYYVHEAVDYALKIPMQTHARSLNLAMSVAITTGEALRQIGYYENK; from the coding sequence ATGACACTTCATATTGCACTTTTTCAACCTGATATTGCAGGTAATACTGGAACAATTTTACGTCTTAGTGCCTGTTTTGGTTTACATGTTCACATTATTGAACCAGCCGGCTTTAATCTGTCGGATCGCAGTCTTAAGCGAGCGGGATTGGATTATCTTGAATATGCCTCATTAGAAAAACATATTGATTGGCAACATTTTATCAACACTATGAGACATTCGAACCGTCGTCTTTTGCTTTTAAGTACAAAAGCAAAAATATGCTATACGCGAATATGCTATCAAAAAGATGATGTCTTACTTTTTGGTCGTGAATCGGCAGGAGTTCCCTATTACGTTCATGAAGCCGTTGACTACGCATTGAAAATTCCTATGCAAACACACGCGCGCTCTCTAAATCTTGCCATGAGTGTCGCCATAACAACAGGAGAAGCACTACGCCAAATTGGTTATTATGAAAATAAATAA
- a CDS encoding AAA family ATPase gives MSQHDMPSNSIKKANTNNEAQGIIDDIDNTHKELGILQTEIDKVIFGQNHAIEYALITIFSGGHALLVGAPGLAKTRLVETLGTVLGLDEKRIQFTPDLMPSDIIGSEIMDSDKSGNRSFRYLQGPIFTQLLMADEINRASPRTQSALLQAMQEYHVTVAGIRYDLPQPFHVLATQNPFEQEGTYPLPEAQLDRFFMQIDIDYPDLTTERRIILETTKEKQQNAKPILSAQKLQKIQNIVRKMPISENVVEAILKIVRSARPHKDNTLANTYVAWGPGPRASQALSLCARARALYYGRLAPSLDDIKVLAYPVLQHRMALNFSARAEEITIKDIINNLVKDVI, from the coding sequence ATGAGTCAACATGATATGCCATCCAATTCTATAAAAAAGGCCAATACCAATAATGAAGCCCAAGGGATTATTGATGATATTGATAACACGCATAAAGAATTGGGTATTCTGCAAACAGAAATTGACAAAGTTATTTTTGGGCAAAATCATGCGATTGAATATGCCTTAATAACAATTTTTTCTGGTGGACATGCCCTTCTTGTCGGTGCTCCAGGACTGGCAAAAACGCGTCTTGTAGAAACTTTAGGAACAGTATTGGGACTGGATGAAAAGCGCATCCAATTTACCCCAGACCTCATGCCATCAGATATTATCGGTTCTGAAATTATGGATTCCGATAAAAGTGGGAACCGTTCTTTCCGCTATCTTCAAGGACCTATTTTTACTCAACTTCTCATGGCGGATGAAATTAATCGTGCCTCTCCACGCACGCAATCAGCCCTTTTACAAGCCATGCAAGAGTATCATGTCACCGTTGCTGGTATCCGTTATGACTTACCACAACCTTTTCATGTGCTTGCAACCCAAAATCCTTTTGAGCAGGAAGGAACCTACCCACTTCCTGAAGCACAATTGGATCGCTTTTTTATGCAAATTGATATTGATTATCCTGATCTCACAACAGAACGCCGTATCATTTTAGAAACAACCAAAGAAAAGCAACAAAATGCAAAACCGATTTTATCAGCACAAAAACTGCAAAAAATCCAAAATATCGTTCGGAAAATGCCAATCTCAGAAAATGTTGTAGAAGCCATTTTAAAAATCGTCCGTTCAGCGCGCCCTCACAAAGACAATACTCTTGCCAACACTTATGTTGCTTGGGGCCCTGGGCCACGGGCATCACAAGCACTTTCTCTTTGTGCCCGTGCCCGTGCACTTTATTATGGGCGCTTAGCGCCCTCACTTGACGATATCAAAGTGTTAGCCTACCCCGTATTACAACACCGTATGGCGCTCAATTTTTCTGCCCGTGCTGAAGAGATAACCATAAAAGATATTATCAATAATCTTGTGAAAGACGTTATTTAG
- a CDS encoding PRC-barrel domain-containing protein produces MKKIAYTTLISVLMASSTYAQSFEVLSKPEIISSTGIVQVGSDMSARYVTPLATDFVASSLIGANVYNIENENIGEVKDIILRENNIAGFVVAVGGFLGIGESYVVVSPETIQMTNDYGKWKLITNATKDSLREAPTFKYEGYWAR; encoded by the coding sequence ATGAAGAAAATTGCCTATACTACTCTTATATCAGTTTTGATGGCTTCTAGTACTTATGCTCAGTCTTTTGAGGTGCTTTCTAAACCTGAAATAATTTCTTCAACAGGTATTGTTCAGGTGGGCTCAGATATGTCTGCGCGTTATGTTACACCTTTAGCAACGGATTTTGTTGCTTCAAGTCTTATTGGGGCGAATGTCTACAATATAGAAAATGAAAATATTGGCGAAGTAAAAGATATTATCCTGCGTGAAAATAACATTGCTGGGTTTGTTGTTGCTGTTGGTGGTTTCCTTGGCATAGGGGAGAGTTATGTGGTTGTTTCTCCAGAAACAATCCAGATGACAAATGATTATGGTAAGTGGAAGCTTATTACGAATGCAACAAAGGATTCTTTGAGAGAAGCTCCAACATTTAAATATGAAGGATATTGGGCACGCTAA
- a CDS encoding 50S ribosomal protein L25/general stress protein Ctc, with product MSKSYTLKAEIRERVGKGSSRELRRNGLIPAVIYGEKQPPLAITVPYKEIFYKIHAGGFRTTVATITIGKEKIMVLPKDYQLDPVRDFPLHVDFLRISAKSVVEVNIPVHFLNEDTAPGLKKGGVLNIVRHEIECTAPANAIPEAIEIDLSSYSIGDSIHISAVQLPKDVTPVIQDRDFTIATIAAPAGMDVSDETPEQEDSEENAKS from the coding sequence ATGAGCAAAAGCTACACTCTTAAGGCCGAAATACGCGAGCGGGTTGGTAAGGGGTCCTCCCGTGAACTTCGCCGCAATGGTCTCATACCTGCTGTCATTTATGGTGAAAAACAACCACCTTTGGCAATCACAGTTCCCTATAAAGAAATTTTTTATAAAATTCACGCTGGTGGTTTTCGTACTACCGTTGCAACGATTACAATTGGTAAAGAAAAAATTATGGTTCTCCCAAAAGATTACCAATTAGATCCTGTACGTGATTTCCCCTTACATGTAGATTTTCTGCGCATTTCAGCAAAATCTGTTGTGGAAGTAAATATCCCTGTACACTTTCTCAATGAAGATACAGCTCCTGGGCTTAAAAAAGGTGGAGTTCTCAATATTGTTCGTCACGAAATTGAATGTACCGCTCCAGCGAATGCTATCCCTGAAGCGATTGAAATTGACCTTTCTAGCTACTCTATTGGTGATTCCATCCATATTTCAGCAGTACAACTACCAAAGGATGTAACACCAGTCATTCAAGATCGAGACTTTACCATTGCAACCATTGCGGCTCCTGCTGGCATGGATGTTAGTGATGAAACTCCTGAACAAGAAGATAGTGAAGAAAACGCAAAAAGTTAA
- the pth gene encoding aminoacyl-tRNA hydrolase: protein MWLIAGLGNPGSQYQNNRHNIGFMAIDAIYQSLSFSPWSKKFQAEISNGLINGEKVFLVKPQTFMNLSGQAIGEALRFYKLDVKNLIIIHDELDLPPGEVRIKIGGGNNGHNGVKSIDAHCGIDYYRIRLGVGRPISKELIHQHVLGNFAKSDQEWLPILLQAIAKNIATLIKGDKGLFINEILQTMSNKNL from the coding sequence ATGTGGCTTATTGCTGGTCTTGGCAATCCTGGTTCACAATACCAAAATAACCGCCATAATATAGGTTTCATGGCTATTGACGCAATTTACCAATCTTTGTCTTTTTCTCCGTGGTCGAAAAAATTTCAAGCCGAAATCTCCAATGGTCTCATAAATGGTGAAAAAGTTTTTCTGGTGAAACCTCAAACTTTTATGAATCTCTCCGGCCAAGCTATTGGCGAAGCTTTACGATTTTATAAATTAGATGTGAAGAATTTGATTATTATTCATGATGAATTAGACTTACCACCAGGAGAAGTTCGTATAAAAATCGGGGGAGGAAATAATGGGCATAATGGTGTAAAATCTATTGATGCCCATTGCGGTATTGACTATTACCGTATACGTTTAGGGGTTGGACGTCCTATTTCTAAAGAGCTCATTCACCAACATGTTTTGGGAAATTTTGCAAAATCTGATCAAGAATGGTTACCTATTCTTTTGCAGGCAATTGCAAAAAACATTGCTACCCTTATAAAGGGTGATAAAGGACTCTTTATAAATGAAATCTTACAAACAATGAGCAACAAAAATCTATAA
- a CDS encoding cytochrome c1: MVNAFIRLIVIAIISFSSHSMASSVADKGKVFVSFPLYVPKKQEWSFSGPFGLYDKAQLRRGLKVYKQVCSSCHGLKYVAFRDLKALGYDQEQIKALAGQYEVSDGPNREGQLFKRSGVATDYFPSPFASEEEARFILNGAYPPDLSLMARARAVSLPFPAIISDVLTYYNTAGPDYITALLTGYQKAPENTKIADGFWYNPYFIAGNSLTMAPPLSDGVVSYDDGTPETVERYARDVSAFLMWAADPHMEIRKKTGFRVILFLIIFGGFVYILKAHIWHNLEEKLKEKVKD, from the coding sequence ATGGTAAATGCTTTTATCAGATTGATTGTTATAGCTATAATAAGCTTTTCTTCTCATAGTATGGCCAGTAGTGTTGCTGATAAAGGGAAGGTATTTGTTTCTTTCCCTTTATATGTTCCTAAAAAACAAGAGTGGAGCTTTTCTGGGCCATTTGGACTTTATGATAAAGCACAATTGCGGCGCGGATTAAAGGTTTATAAACAGGTTTGCTCCAGTTGCCACGGGTTAAAATATGTAGCTTTTCGCGATTTAAAAGCTCTTGGCTATGATCAAGAACAGATTAAGGCTTTGGCGGGGCAATATGAAGTCTCTGATGGTCCGAATAGAGAAGGCCAGTTATTTAAACGTTCTGGGGTTGCGACAGATTATTTCCCTTCCCCCTTTGCTTCTGAAGAAGAAGCAAGATTTATTCTTAATGGTGCTTATCCTCCAGATTTATCATTAATGGCGCGTGCGCGTGCTGTATCTTTGCCGTTTCCTGCGATTATTTCTGATGTGTTGACTTATTATAATACTGCTGGTCCAGATTATATTACAGCTCTTTTAACGGGATATCAGAAAGCACCAGAGAACACAAAAATCGCTGATGGTTTTTGGTATAATCCTTATTTTATTGCCGGTAATTCTTTAACTATGGCACCTCCCTTGAGTGATGGTGTTGTTTCTTATGACGATGGAACTCCTGAGACAGTTGAACGTTATGCGCGTGATGTTTCTGCTTTTTTGATGTGGGCTGCTGATCCTCATATGGAAATTCGTAAAAAAACTGGTTTTCGTGTTATCTTATTTTTAATTATTTTTGGAGGGTTTGTTTATATTTTAAAAGCCCATATTTGGCATAATTTAGAAGAAAAATTGAAAGAGAAGGTAAAAGATTAG
- a CDS encoding ATP-binding protein, whose amino-acid sequence MKVEIALGEMAEYNALRKSVPACIDLEELLATRLLVQGNSGSGKSHLLRRLLEQSASWVQHCVIDPEGDFVTLADKFGHVIVEAQRSELELTRIAQRIRQHRVSVVFNLEGLDTEQQMRAVGAFLGALFDVERDYWYPMLVVVDEAQLFAPAAAGEVSDEARKISLGAMTNLMCRGRKRGLAGVIATQRLAKLAKNVAAEASNFLMGRTFLDIDMMRAADLLGMERRQAEMFRDLERGHFVALGPALSRRSLRIIIGPVETLARSSSPKLMPLPTERVDAKELVFTASPEEVLIPFKQSREPAQEKSIHEMLEEAVHKKQELLQENPNLFPELSVVERDGQVERVIREILDDPEAFYRSTAVLYQDFLVRCRIHGLSGDPLSLSQFRRKLAVAQACVDEETAMSENWKRLLQLSESLEDDVQGVFLNVAQAALGGKPCPSDAFLARLYGSHSLSRARRLLSYFEERGFIVIHTYLNGQRIIAFPDLGVKTAPGDPKQPV is encoded by the coding sequence ATGAAGGTTGAGATCGCTTTGGGTGAGATGGCAGAATATAATGCTTTGCGTAAATCTGTGCCAGCATGCATTGATTTGGAAGAATTATTGGCGACACGTCTTCTTGTGCAGGGTAATTCTGGTTCAGGAAAATCACATCTTCTTCGACGCCTTCTTGAACAAAGTGCCTCATGGGTACAACATTGTGTGATTGATCCAGAGGGTGATTTTGTCACTTTGGCAGATAAATTTGGTCATGTTATTGTTGAGGCTCAACGCAGCGAACTAGAACTGACTCGTATTGCTCAGCGTATTCGCCAACATAGGGTTTCGGTGGTATTCAATCTTGAGGGTTTGGATACGGAACAACAGATGCGTGCTGTGGGAGCCTTTCTTGGCGCATTGTTTGATGTGGAACGTGATTATTGGTATCCCATGCTTGTGGTGGTTGATGAAGCACAATTATTTGCTCCAGCAGCGGCGGGAGAAGTTTCTGATGAAGCGCGTAAAATTTCTCTTGGTGCCATGACAAATCTTATGTGTCGAGGGCGAAAACGTGGTCTTGCTGGTGTTATCGCGACACAGCGTTTGGCTAAGCTTGCCAAAAATGTTGCTGCTGAAGCGTCAAATTTTCTAATGGGACGGACTTTTTTAGATATTGATATGATGCGCGCTGCTGATCTTTTAGGAATGGAGCGTCGCCAAGCAGAAATGTTTAGAGATCTTGAGCGGGGACATTTTGTAGCTTTAGGGCCCGCTTTATCAAGGCGTTCTTTGCGGATTATTATTGGTCCTGTTGAAACATTGGCGCGTTCTTCTAGCCCTAAATTAATGCCTCTGCCAACAGAGCGAGTAGATGCAAAAGAACTTGTTTTTACTGCTTCGCCAGAGGAAGTTTTAATTCCATTTAAACAATCACGAGAGCCAGCACAAGAAAAATCAATTCATGAGATGTTAGAAGAGGCCGTGCATAAAAAACAAGAATTGCTGCAAGAAAACCCAAATTTATTTCCTGAACTTTCTGTTGTTGAGCGAGATGGCCAAGTAGAACGTGTTATTCGAGAAATTCTTGATGATCCTGAGGCTTTTTATCGTTCTACGGCGGTACTTTATCAAGATTTCTTGGTGCGTTGTCGTATTCATGGTCTTTCGGGAGATCCTTTGAGTCTTTCGCAATTTCGACGCAAACTAGCTGTTGCGCAAGCTTGTGTTGACGAAGAAACGGCTATGAGTGAAAATTGGAAACGTCTTTTGCAACTATCAGAAAGTTTAGAAGATGATGTTCAAGGTGTTTTTTTGAATGTAGCGCAGGCTGCTTTGGGCGGAAAACCTTGCCCATCGGATGCATTTTTAGCGCGACTTTACGGAAGCCATTCTCTAAGTCGTGCACGCCGACTCTTAAGCTATTTTGAAGAGCGCGGCTTTATTGTTATTCATACATATCTTAATGGTCAACGCATTATCGCTTTCCC
- a CDS encoding L,D-transpeptidase → MLSRRAFLIAAPLALVGCVTRQSEMLSVASQQVRYIPAEMQALYGPVTNEPYLLPAIDLSTIDPKFWRQRVIYYTSYPPGTLVVDTQECFLYLIGENGSALRYGIGVGKEGLAFEGEGIIQRKRRWPSWVPTAAMMAREPERYGHLGKGMPPGADNPLGARALYLFKNGQDTLFRIHGSHESWSIGRAISSGCIRLLNQDIIDLYDRVPVGSRVVVVQNNASVPRVLSQQSNIYDPLESTITPSELF, encoded by the coding sequence GTGTTATCTCGTCGTGCCTTTTTAATTGCTGCGCCTTTGGCTTTGGTTGGATGTGTTACGCGCCAATCAGAAATGTTATCTGTTGCTTCTCAGCAAGTTCGATACATTCCAGCAGAAATGCAGGCCTTGTATGGTCCTGTAACAAATGAGCCTTATTTATTGCCTGCTATTGATCTTTCAACAATTGATCCAAAATTTTGGCGTCAAAGAGTAATTTATTATACATCTTATCCACCTGGGACATTAGTTGTAGATACGCAGGAATGTTTTCTTTACCTTATTGGTGAAAATGGAAGCGCTTTGCGTTACGGTATTGGAGTTGGTAAGGAAGGGCTAGCATTTGAAGGTGAAGGAATTATACAGCGCAAGCGTCGATGGCCAAGTTGGGTTCCTACGGCGGCAATGATGGCGAGAGAACCAGAACGTTATGGACATTTGGGGAAAGGGATGCCCCCGGGAGCTGATAATCCATTAGGAGCACGTGCACTTTATCTTTTCAAAAATGGGCAGGATACACTCTTCCGCATTCATGGTTCGCATGAATCGTGGTCAATTGGTCGTGCTATTTCAAGTGGGTGTATCCGTTTACTTAATCAAGATATTATTGATCTTTATGATCGTGTCCCTGTTGGTTCGCGTGTTGTGGTGGTGCAAAACAATGCAAGTGTACCTCGCGTATTAAGTCAACAATCCAATATTTATGATCCCTTAGAGTCCACTATTACGCCGAGTGAATTGTTTTAA
- the ychF gene encoding redox-regulated ATPase YchF: MGFKCGIVGLPNVGKSTLFNALTKTATAQAANYPFCTIEPNTGEVAVPDLRIEKIASIAGSKEIIPTRISFVDIAGLVRGASKGEGLGNKFLANIREVDAIIHVLRCFQDEDITHVEGRIDPISDAITVETELMLADLESVERRIVQIRKRAIGKDKEALTILPIMEAALNLLQKGNPVRLLLKDISSDERRTLENLNLLTSKPVLYICNVNENDAAHGNSLTQTVKKMATEQNAQSIIISASIEAEITQLNDAEALEYLHALELFEPSLNRLIRAGYSLLDLITYFTCGPKETRAWTIIRGTKAPQAAGVIHSDFERGFIRAQTISYEDYIALGGENGAKEAGKARDEGKEYVVQDGDIMLFKHNT, translated from the coding sequence ATGGGTTTTAAATGCGGTATTGTAGGATTACCTAATGTTGGTAAATCCACCCTTTTTAATGCATTAACAAAAACAGCTACAGCACAAGCTGCTAATTATCCTTTTTGTACAATCGAACCCAATACTGGTGAAGTTGCTGTTCCAGATTTGCGGATAGAAAAAATTGCTTCCATTGCTGGTTCAAAAGAAATCATTCCCACACGCATCAGTTTTGTTGATATTGCTGGACTTGTACGTGGCGCTTCAAAAGGTGAAGGTTTAGGCAATAAATTTTTAGCCAATATCCGTGAGGTTGATGCCATTATTCACGTTTTACGCTGTTTTCAAGATGAGGATATTACCCATGTAGAAGGACGCATTGATCCTATTTCTGATGCCATAACTGTTGAAACAGAACTTATGCTTGCTGATCTCGAAAGTGTAGAGCGGCGTATCGTACAAATTCGTAAACGTGCAATTGGAAAAGACAAAGAAGCTCTCACAATTCTGCCCATTATGGAAGCGGCATTAAATTTACTGCAAAAAGGAAATCCTGTCCGATTATTGCTTAAAGATATCTCTTCCGATGAACGTCGCACTCTTGAGAATTTAAACCTTCTCACTTCTAAACCCGTCCTTTATATATGCAATGTCAATGAAAATGATGCTGCCCACGGAAATAGTTTGACCCAAACGGTAAAAAAAATGGCAACAGAGCAAAATGCTCAAAGCATTATCATTTCTGCTTCTATCGAAGCTGAAATCACACAACTTAATGATGCAGAGGCTTTAGAATATCTTCATGCCTTAGAGCTCTTTGAACCAAGTTTAAATCGCCTTATTCGTGCTGGCTACTCTTTGCTAGACCTCATTACTTATTTTACCTGTGGTCCTAAGGAAACACGCGCTTGGACAATCATACGTGGCACAAAAGCACCCCAAGCAGCTGGTGTTATCCATTCAGATTTTGAACGTGGTTTCATTCGTGCTCAAACTATAAGCTACGAAGATTATATCGCTTTAGGGGGAGAAAACGGCGCAAAAGAAGCAGGCAAAGCCCGCGATGAAGGTAAAGAATATGTTGTGCAAGACGGCGATATCATGTTGTTTAAACATAATACTTAA
- the petA gene encoding ubiquinol-cytochrome c reductase iron-sulfur subunit: protein MSEQTRRDFLFLLTGVTGTVGMGIVAWPFIHQLRPDGAVLAASSVEVDLSGIEEGMSITVKWRGQPVVIRNRTAKEIAEARATKLSVLKDRQARNPNVEGEKEATDFARSAGKGRENWLILINLCTHLGCVTLDQSGKFGGWLCPCHGSVYDTAGRVRSGPANYNLAIPPYKFLSDTLLKIG from the coding sequence ATGAGTGAGCAGACGAGGCGGGATTTTCTGTTTTTGCTGACAGGTGTGACAGGGACTGTTGGGATGGGGATTGTTGCGTGGCCTTTTATCCACCAGTTGCGTCCAGATGGGGCTGTTTTGGCAGCTTCTTCTGTAGAGGTAGATCTTTCTGGTATTGAAGAGGGGATGTCGATAACGGTTAAGTGGCGAGGACAGCCTGTTGTTATCCGTAATCGTACTGCAAAAGAAATCGCTGAAGCGCGCGCTACAAAATTGAGCGTTCTTAAGGATCGTCAGGCACGCAATCCTAATGTTGAAGGTGAAAAAGAAGCAACGGATTTTGCTCGTTCAGCAGGGAAAGGGCGTGAGAATTGGCTTATTCTCATTAATCTTTGTACGCATCTAGGTTGTGTGACACTTGATCAATCAGGGAAATTTGGCGGGTGGCTATGTCCATGTCATGGGTCTGTTTATGATACGGCAGGAAGAGTGCGCTCAGGACCTGCTAACTATAATCTCGCCATTCCACCTTATAAGTTCCTTTCTGATACTTTGTTGAAAATAGGATAA